A genomic region of Tsukamurella pulmonis contains the following coding sequences:
- a CDS encoding MFS transporter, with the protein MAAPGRWSTLMLLVAVTAPQLGLSLLNPSTPQMAIDLHTSVSAVQLTLSCYMAGYAVSMFAAGVLADRFDARALQALGLVVFALGGVLAAAAPTVAVLGAARFVQAVGGTSATVLCRLVIQRRYPTDARMHLLTSLSIVIAATPALSPFLGSALVQVAPWRALFLALAAVGVLLALAFLRLVPTAAPASPVAPSPRAVGRGVAEALSHRGFPRHAVVISLAWMGYFLFIEQSAFILQGLHGVTEIQYGLLLIVPALGYIAGSVVIRRASSARTAVRLCTIGSALGAAALVGLAAAGVPTVAAVVLPLAVGFLGVGAAIPFAQAGLLELDLRAQGVGAGLFFFLQMGAGAVYSVVVEALHLRSALSTSVAIGLPLLALAVVVWATTGTRAGRSPA; encoded by the coding sequence GTGGCCGCGCCCGGACGGTGGAGCACCCTCATGCTGCTGGTCGCGGTCACCGCGCCGCAGCTGGGGCTGAGCCTGCTCAACCCGTCGACTCCGCAGATGGCGATCGACCTGCACACGTCGGTCTCGGCCGTGCAGCTCACCCTCTCCTGCTACATGGCGGGCTACGCGGTCTCGATGTTCGCCGCCGGCGTGCTCGCCGATCGGTTCGACGCGCGGGCGCTGCAGGCGCTGGGGCTGGTGGTGTTCGCCCTGGGCGGCGTGCTCGCCGCCGCCGCGCCGACGGTGGCCGTGCTCGGCGCCGCACGGTTCGTGCAGGCGGTGGGCGGGACCTCGGCGACGGTGCTGTGCCGCTTGGTGATCCAGCGTCGCTATCCCACGGACGCGCGGATGCACCTGCTCACGTCGCTGTCGATCGTCATCGCCGCGACGCCCGCGCTCTCGCCCTTCCTGGGATCGGCGCTGGTGCAGGTCGCGCCGTGGCGCGCGCTGTTCCTGGCGCTGGCCGCGGTCGGGGTGCTCCTCGCGCTCGCCTTCCTGCGCCTCGTGCCCACCGCCGCCCCCGCGTCGCCGGTCGCGCCGTCGCCGCGCGCGGTCGGGCGCGGGGTGGCGGAGGCGCTCTCCCACCGGGGATTCCCTCGCCACGCCGTCGTGATCTCGCTGGCCTGGATGGGCTACTTCCTGTTCATCGAGCAGTCCGCCTTCATCCTGCAGGGGCTGCACGGGGTCACCGAGATCCAGTACGGGCTACTGCTCATCGTGCCCGCGCTCGGCTACATCGCGGGCAGCGTGGTGATCCGCCGCGCCTCGTCGGCCCGGACCGCGGTGCGGCTGTGCACCATCGGCTCGGCGCTGGGTGCCGCCGCGCTCGTCGGGCTCGCCGCCGCCGGGGTGCCGACCGTCGCCGCCGTCGTGCTCCCGCTCGCCGTCGGCTTCCTCGGCGTGGGCGCGGCCATCCCGTTCGCGCAGGCGGGCCTGCTGGAACTCGATCTGCGCGCCCAGGGCGTCGGCGCGGGGCTGTTCTTCTTCCTGCAGATGGGCGCCGGCGCGGTCTACTCCGTGGTGGTCGAGGCGCTGCACCTGCGCTCGGCGCTGAGCACGTCCGTCGCGATCGGGTTGCCGCTGCTCGCGCTCGCGGTCGTGGTCTGGGCGACGACGGGGACGCGGGCGGGCCGCTCACCGGCGTGA
- the glmS gene encoding glutamine--fructose-6-phosphate transaminase (isomerizing): MCGIVGYIGGQTAVDILVDGLTQLEYRGYDSAGIAVLGPSGAKRVRSLGRVRDLEAALPKRLAGKTGIGHTRWATHGAPSEANAHPHTDATERIFVVHNGIIDNARDLRVELEAQGVELTSDTDTEAVAHLIARSEAETLEDAVRATLHRLSGTYALAVIDTAHPDRIVVARNGSPLILGVGDKEMFVASDISAVVRHTSQVVHLDDGECATVTASGFRMFSADDARAVAKSATTVDISPDDLELGNHSHFMLKEIAEQPSSLERMLSGRLDERFATARLDGLNLDAQAMRRFKRVKILGCGSAYYMGQLGASLIEELARIPADAEPASEFRYRNPIVEPDTLYVAVSQSGETADTAFAVQEVKRKGGTIVGLVNVVGSTIAREVSGGIYLHAGPEVSVASTKANTHMAVGFALLALALGRVRDLSITDGTRIVKGLKALPAQIGEIINEPGDVEDAAKLLAEAPSLFFIGRVRGYPTAREGAQKFKEISYRHAEAYQASELKHGPLALISPDMPTVAIVPDDELLDRNIGALHEIAARGGDIVAITNPGVELPEAKVTLTVPKNEPELDPILHMIPTQLLAYYAALSLGLNIDRPRNLAKSVTVE, translated from the coding sequence ATGTGCGGAATCGTCGGATACATCGGTGGCCAGACGGCCGTGGACATCCTCGTCGACGGGCTGACCCAGCTCGAGTACCGCGGGTACGACTCGGCGGGCATCGCCGTCCTCGGCCCGTCGGGCGCCAAGCGCGTGCGCAGCCTGGGCCGCGTGCGCGACCTGGAGGCCGCGCTCCCCAAGCGCCTGGCCGGCAAGACCGGCATCGGCCACACCCGGTGGGCCACGCACGGCGCGCCGTCCGAGGCCAACGCGCACCCGCACACGGACGCGACCGAGCGGATCTTCGTGGTGCACAACGGCATCATCGACAACGCCCGCGACCTGCGGGTCGAGCTCGAGGCCCAGGGCGTGGAGCTCACCTCCGACACCGACACCGAGGCCGTGGCCCACCTCATCGCCCGCAGCGAGGCGGAGACCCTCGAGGACGCGGTCCGCGCGACCCTGCACCGGCTCAGCGGCACCTACGCGCTGGCCGTGATCGACACCGCACACCCGGACCGGATCGTGGTGGCCCGCAACGGCTCCCCGCTCATCCTCGGCGTGGGCGACAAGGAGATGTTCGTCGCCTCCGACATCTCCGCCGTGGTCCGGCACACCAGTCAGGTGGTCCACCTCGACGACGGCGAGTGCGCCACCGTCACCGCCTCCGGCTTCCGCATGTTCAGCGCCGACGACGCCCGCGCGGTCGCGAAGTCCGCCACCACGGTGGACATCTCGCCCGACGACCTGGAGCTGGGCAACCACAGCCACTTCATGCTCAAGGAGATCGCCGAGCAGCCGAGCTCGCTCGAGCGCATGCTCTCGGGGCGCCTCGACGAGCGCTTCGCCACCGCCCGCCTCGACGGCCTCAACCTGGACGCACAGGCCATGCGGCGGTTCAAGCGCGTCAAGATCCTCGGCTGCGGCAGCGCCTACTACATGGGTCAGCTGGGTGCCTCGCTCATCGAGGAGCTCGCCCGCATCCCCGCGGACGCCGAGCCCGCCAGCGAGTTCCGCTACCGCAACCCGATCGTGGAGCCGGACACCCTGTACGTGGCGGTGAGCCAGTCCGGCGAGACCGCCGACACCGCGTTCGCCGTGCAGGAGGTCAAGCGCAAGGGCGGCACCATCGTCGGCCTGGTCAACGTGGTCGGCTCGACCATCGCTCGCGAGGTCTCCGGCGGCATCTACCTGCACGCCGGCCCCGAGGTCTCCGTGGCCTCCACCAAGGCCAACACGCACATGGCGGTCGGCTTCGCGCTGCTCGCGCTCGCCCTGGGCCGCGTCCGCGACCTCTCGATCACCGACGGCACGCGGATCGTCAAGGGCCTCAAGGCCCTGCCGGCGCAGATCGGGGAGATCATCAACGAGCCCGGCGATGTCGAGGACGCGGCGAAGCTGCTGGCCGAGGCGCCGAGCCTGTTCTTCATCGGCCGCGTGCGCGGCTACCCGACGGCCCGCGAGGGTGCGCAGAAGTTCAAGGAGATCAGCTACCGGCACGCCGAGGCGTACCAGGCCTCCGAGCTCAAGCACGGCCCGCTCGCGCTGATCAGCCCGGATATGCCGACCGTCGCCATCGTCCCCGACGACGAGCTGCTGGACCGCAACATCGGTGCGCTGCACGAGATCGCGGCGCGCGGCGGCGACATCGTGGCGATCACCAACCCGGGCGTCGAGCTGCCCGAGGCCAAGGTGACGCTCACCGTGCCGAAGAACGAGCCGGAGCTGGACCCGATCCTGCACATGATCCCCACCCAGCTCCTCGCCTACTACGCGGCGCTGAGCCTGGGCCTGAACATCGACCGGCCCCGCAACCTGGCGAAGTCGGTCACCGTCGAGTAG
- a CDS encoding helix-turn-helix transcriptional regulator, whose translation MDDENPVRVRRRAERITQAELAAAVGVSRQTVVSVEKGDYAPSVYLALRIARALDSTVEDLFPLKEDDHVG comes from the coding sequence GTGGACGACGAGAATCCGGTGCGCGTGCGCCGGCGCGCGGAGCGCATCACCCAGGCCGAACTGGCCGCCGCGGTCGGCGTGAGCCGGCAGACGGTGGTCTCGGTGGAGAAGGGGGACTACGCGCCCAGCGTCTACCTGGCGCTGCGGATCGCTCGGGCTCTGGATTCCACGGTGGAGGACCTGTTTCCCTTGAAGGAGGACGATCATGTCGGCTGA
- a CDS encoding GtrA family protein — translation MTTSEAADREHLDLKTQLIRFVLTGAFSAVVDLGITLILTMGFGTSDFIAKTVGFICGTTTAYLLNRRWTFQAEPSTKRLLAVWALYVTMYGVQTGLYLGILALFPASEGDTVGEYAIRAIAFVIAQGTATVVNFIVQRTVIFKLM, via the coding sequence GTGACCACCTCCGAAGCCGCCGATCGGGAGCACCTCGATCTCAAGACGCAGCTGATCCGTTTCGTGCTGACCGGTGCGTTCTCGGCGGTCGTCGACCTGGGCATCACGCTGATCCTGACGATGGGCTTCGGCACCAGCGACTTCATCGCGAAGACGGTCGGCTTCATCTGCGGCACCACGACCGCCTACCTGCTCAACCGCCGGTGGACCTTCCAGGCCGAGCCCAGTACCAAGCGACTCCTCGCCGTCTGGGCCCTGTACGTGACCATGTACGGCGTGCAGACGGGCCTCTACCTGGGCATCCTCGCGCTGTTCCCCGCGTCCGAGGGTGACACTGTCGGCGAGTACGCCATCCGTGCGATCGCCTTCGTCATCGCCCAGGGCACGGCGACGGTCGTCAACTTCATCGTCCAGCGCACGGTGATCTTCAAGCTGATGTGA
- the doeA gene encoding ectoine hydrolase: MKQRDDMTFPPAEYERRLTELRERMDKRGLDAVVITDPENLMYLTDYQTTGYSFFQALVVPLDDEPVMITRAMEESNVIARTWVERTRPYPDTGDAIQELVLTLKEGGLGTKRVGYERNSYFFPAYQQDRVHTSFQQGVLMDCFGIVEAGRATKSEAEIAVMRKAARAAEAGMAAGLEAAVPGNTENDVAAAISSAMFRAGGEFPAVMPYVASGPRSMIGHATWEGRTIEPGEHVFLEVGGCYRRYHAALMRTAVNGELSPTMYEAQERMKLALAELKSLMRPGMTVSDADSLVRRIISDNTVGARLVTRSGYSIGIAFPPSWDEGYILSLNPGDFTALEPGMTFHVIPWMWGVDGDKTVGISDTIRITDDGCESFFTLDEDFTVHEGPTGGDAALQETTTEAEVLP, encoded by the coding sequence ATGAAGCAGCGCGACGACATGACCTTCCCGCCCGCGGAGTACGAGCGGCGGCTGACCGAGCTGCGCGAGCGGATGGACAAGCGCGGGCTCGATGCGGTGGTGATCACCGACCCCGAGAACCTGATGTACCTCACCGATTACCAGACCACCGGCTACTCCTTCTTCCAGGCGCTGGTGGTGCCGCTCGACGACGAGCCCGTGATGATCACCCGCGCGATGGAGGAGTCCAACGTGATCGCGCGGACCTGGGTCGAGCGGACCCGGCCGTATCCCGACACCGGCGACGCCATCCAGGAACTGGTGCTCACCCTCAAGGAGGGCGGCCTCGGGACCAAACGCGTGGGCTACGAGCGCAACAGCTACTTCTTCCCCGCGTACCAGCAGGATCGCGTGCACACCTCGTTCCAGCAGGGTGTGCTGATGGACTGCTTCGGCATCGTCGAGGCCGGCCGGGCGACCAAGTCCGAGGCGGAGATCGCCGTGATGCGCAAGGCGGCCCGGGCCGCCGAGGCGGGCATGGCCGCCGGCCTGGAGGCCGCGGTCCCCGGCAACACGGAGAACGACGTGGCGGCGGCGATCAGTTCGGCGATGTTCCGCGCCGGCGGCGAGTTCCCCGCCGTGATGCCCTACGTGGCGTCGGGCCCGCGGTCGATGATCGGCCACGCGACGTGGGAGGGCCGCACCATCGAGCCGGGCGAGCACGTCTTCCTCGAAGTGGGCGGCTGCTACCGCCGGTACCACGCGGCGCTCATGCGCACGGCGGTCAACGGCGAGCTCTCGCCCACCATGTACGAGGCGCAGGAGCGGATGAAACTCGCCCTGGCGGAACTCAAGTCGCTGATGCGACCGGGGATGACGGTCTCCGACGCCGACTCGCTGGTGCGCCGGATCATCTCCGACAACACCGTCGGCGCCCGCCTGGTCACCCGCTCTGGTTACTCGATCGGCATCGCCTTCCCGCCGTCGTGGGACGAGGGCTACATCCTGAGCCTGAACCCCGGCGACTTCACGGCGCTGGAGCCGGGCATGACCTTCCACGTGATCCCGTGGATGTGGGGCGTCGACGGCGACAAGACCGTCGGCATCTCAGACACGATCCGCATCACCGACGACGGGTGCGAGTCCTTCTTCACGCTGGACGAGGACTTCACCGTGCACGAGGGCCCCACGGGAGGCGATGCGGCGCTGCAGGAGACGACGACCGAGGCGGAGGTACTGCCATGA
- a CDS encoding DoxX family membrane protein → MDVVFLIGRILIAIVFLLSAVGHFVNADGMAQYAAAKKVPAAKLGVLASGVLALLGALSVIFGVWADLGALLLVLFLVPVTLMMHDFWTQTDPQVKQTEQISFNKNLAIIGGALILFYVVNVLQSVPLGLTGPLFPAF, encoded by the coding sequence ATGGACGTCGTCTTTTTGATCGGCCGCATCCTGATCGCCATCGTCTTCCTGCTCTCCGCAGTGGGCCACTTCGTCAACGCTGACGGCATGGCGCAGTACGCCGCCGCCAAGAAGGTCCCGGCCGCGAAGCTGGGCGTGCTCGCCAGCGGCGTGCTCGCGCTGCTCGGTGCCCTGTCCGTGATCTTCGGCGTGTGGGCCGACCTCGGCGCGCTGCTGCTGGTGCTGTTCCTGGTGCCGGTGACCCTGATGATGCACGACTTCTGGACGCAGACCGATCCGCAGGTCAAGCAGACCGAGCAGATCTCCTTCAACAAGAACCTCGCCATCATCGGCGGCGCCCTGATCCTGTTCTACGTCGTCAACGTCCTGCAGTCCGTGCCGCTGGGCCTGACCGGCCCGCTGTTCCCGGCCTTCTGA
- a CDS encoding NAD-dependent succinate-semialdehyde dehydrogenase codes for MTTMLTAIDPSTGEPIREVPAAGPVEIETTLDHAESAFGDWRRTGFAERAELLRAVGAELRRGVEDYAYVMTEEMGKPITEARGEVVKAAWAAEHYAEHGERYLAADVVESDATSSYVQYLPLGPVLGVLPWNAPFWLAFRFCAPALMAGNTAVMKHDPHVPGCAAAIAGAFRAVGAPDGVFASLPVATPDVAGVIRDRRIRAVSFTGSDRAGAAVASVAASEIKPAVLELGGSDPSIVLADADIEAAAETLALSRIINAGQSCIAAKRIIVERSVHDEFVEALRSRLAALRMGDPRHDDTQVGPIARADLRDALHRQVTETVTAGATCLLGGSVPDVPGFYYPPTLLTGVRPGMAACAEETFGPVAAVMTAVDAEHAVDLANATQYGLAASVWTETARGEAMARELEAGQVSVNGIVKTDPRLPSGGIKRSGYGRELGRAGIHEFVNAQQVWVGPKRD; via the coding sequence ATGACCACGATGCTGACCGCGATCGATCCCTCGACCGGCGAGCCGATCCGCGAGGTGCCCGCGGCGGGGCCCGTCGAGATCGAGACCACCCTGGACCATGCCGAGTCCGCGTTCGGCGACTGGCGGCGCACCGGCTTCGCCGAGCGGGCGGAGCTGCTGCGCGCGGTCGGGGCAGAACTGCGCCGGGGCGTGGAGGACTACGCGTACGTGATGACCGAGGAGATGGGCAAGCCCATCACCGAGGCGCGCGGCGAGGTGGTCAAGGCGGCGTGGGCCGCCGAGCACTACGCCGAGCACGGCGAGCGGTACCTGGCCGCGGACGTCGTCGAATCGGACGCCACCTCGAGCTACGTGCAGTACCTCCCGCTCGGCCCGGTGCTCGGCGTCCTGCCGTGGAACGCCCCGTTCTGGTTGGCATTCCGGTTCTGCGCGCCCGCGCTCATGGCGGGCAACACCGCGGTGATGAAGCACGACCCGCACGTGCCAGGCTGCGCGGCCGCGATCGCGGGGGCCTTCCGCGCGGTCGGCGCGCCCGACGGAGTGTTCGCATCCCTGCCCGTGGCCACGCCCGACGTGGCCGGGGTCATCCGCGACCGCCGGATCCGCGCCGTCTCCTTCACCGGCTCCGATCGTGCGGGCGCCGCCGTCGCCTCGGTCGCGGCGTCGGAGATCAAGCCGGCGGTGCTGGAGCTGGGCGGCTCGGACCCGTCGATCGTGTTGGCGGACGCCGATATCGAGGCCGCCGCCGAGACCCTCGCGCTGTCGCGGATCATCAACGCCGGGCAGTCGTGCATCGCCGCCAAGCGGATCATCGTGGAGCGCTCCGTGCACGACGAGTTCGTCGAGGCCCTCCGCTCGCGTCTCGCCGCCCTGCGCATGGGAGATCCGCGGCACGACGACACCCAGGTCGGGCCGATCGCGCGCGCGGACCTGCGGGACGCCCTGCACCGCCAGGTGACCGAGACCGTGACGGCGGGCGCCACCTGCCTCCTCGGCGGCTCGGTGCCGGACGTCCCCGGGTTCTACTACCCGCCGACGCTGCTCACCGGCGTCCGCCCGGGGATGGCGGCGTGCGCGGAGGAGACCTTCGGACCCGTCGCCGCGGTGATGACCGCGGTCGACGCCGAGCACGCGGTCGATCTCGCGAACGCCACGCAGTACGGCCTCGCCGCGAGCGTGTGGACGGAGACCGCCCGCGGCGAGGCCATGGCCCGCGAACTCGAGGCCGGGCAGGTCAGCGTCAACGGCATCGTCAAGACCGACCCGCGGCTGCCCAGCGGCGGCATCAAGCGCTCCGGCTACGGCCGCGAGCTCGGCCGCGCCGGCATCCACGAGTTCGTCAACGCCCAGCAGGTGTGGGTGGGGCCGAAGCGGGACTGA
- a CDS encoding aspartate aminotransferase family protein, translating to MDTAAFENWESEVRGYCRNFPTVFASASNARQVDEAGKSYIDFFAGAGVLNFGHNNPNMKRAMIDFLQSDGVAHSLDTYTTTKRDFITRFHDVILAPRGMDHRMQFTGPTGTNAVEAALKLARLATGRREVVAFSHGFHGMTLGALAATANDAFRQWAGVPLRDVVRLPFETAPGGKTALSDYAAALADPSSGHTAPAAFLVEAVQAEGGVNVASADWLHAVQDLARESGALFIIDDIQAGCGRTGSYFSFDGYGLDPDVITLAKGLGGYGTPIAMNLNKPAVDAHWSPGAHTGTFRGQGLSMVAGTVALDYFADDELMTAVAAKGEAMRERLAAIAAAHPDRDWEVRGKGMMQALDTGDGALAKAVQKECFDAGLLIGPCGSGGRVLKLIPPLTIPDEDLNEGLDILERAVTGVTR from the coding sequence ATGGACACAGCAGCGTTCGAGAACTGGGAATCGGAAGTCCGTGGGTACTGCAGGAACTTCCCCACCGTCTTCGCGTCGGCCTCCAACGCGCGGCAGGTGGACGAGGCCGGGAAGAGCTACATCGACTTCTTCGCCGGCGCGGGCGTGCTCAACTTCGGGCACAACAACCCGAACATGAAGCGCGCCATGATCGATTTCCTCCAATCCGATGGCGTGGCGCACAGCCTCGACACCTACACCACCACCAAGCGCGACTTCATCACCCGCTTCCACGACGTGATCCTCGCGCCGCGGGGCATGGACCACCGCATGCAGTTCACAGGGCCCACCGGCACCAACGCGGTGGAGGCCGCGCTCAAGCTGGCGCGCCTGGCCACCGGCCGCCGCGAGGTGGTCGCGTTCAGCCACGGTTTCCACGGCATGACCCTGGGCGCGCTCGCCGCCACTGCCAACGACGCCTTCCGGCAGTGGGCGGGCGTCCCGCTGCGTGACGTGGTGCGGCTGCCCTTCGAAACGGCGCCGGGCGGCAAGACGGCGTTGTCGGACTACGCCGCGGCGCTGGCGGATCCGTCGAGCGGGCACACCGCCCCCGCCGCCTTCCTGGTGGAGGCCGTGCAGGCCGAAGGCGGTGTCAACGTCGCGAGCGCGGACTGGCTGCACGCCGTGCAGGATCTGGCCCGCGAGAGCGGGGCACTGTTCATCATCGACGACATCCAGGCCGGATGCGGGCGAACGGGAAGCTATTTCAGCTTCGACGGATACGGGCTGGACCCCGACGTCATCACCCTCGCCAAGGGCCTCGGCGGCTACGGGACACCGATCGCCATGAACCTCAACAAGCCCGCCGTCGATGCGCACTGGTCGCCCGGGGCGCACACCGGCACCTTCCGCGGGCAGGGCCTGTCGATGGTGGCCGGCACCGTCGCCCTGGACTACTTCGCCGACGACGAGTTGATGACGGCCGTCGCCGCGAAGGGCGAGGCGATGCGCGAGCGCCTCGCCGCGATCGCCGCCGCGCACCCGGACCGCGACTGGGAGGTGCGGGGCAAGGGCATGATGCAGGCCCTCGACACCGGCGACGGAGCCCTCGCCAAGGCCGTGCAGAAGGAGTGTTTCGACGCCGGACTGCTCATCGGCCCCTGTGGCAGCGGTGGGCGGGTGCTGAAGTTGATTCCGCCGCTGACCATCCCGGACGAAGACCTGAACGAGGGCCTGGACATCCTCGAGCGCGCCGTGACGGGGGTGACGCGATGA
- a CDS encoding glycosyltransferase family 39 protein → MAPGTPSGPRRQDRDGRPPRRALIVPWALALAGVLASLWHGGRPSFWFDELATASAIDRTPGELWHLLTNIDAVHGLYYWGVRTFSLVFGLDETALRAFSALGVGAATAACYVLARRLGGDAFALVAGVIALVLPRITWTGVEARSYSWVIASAALVLIAAHRAASSTGTAGARRAWLAYVAALALATVLFLYSATLVLAVVAVLASNPRTRTRAVLRPALAASVAAFALASPVAILAATQRGQVSWLRWPGWRIFQNVLVDQWFDHSVAFAVAAWLVIAVAALLWWRRGVPSDLLLALRCGLAGALVPLAAILLVSPVVPSYVGRYVSFTVPGVVLVLAVAVTTVARALPRPRVAGGAVLVLLTVAAIPGYLWQHSPLSKPGGSDFSYAARYIRDHARPGDCVFFQVQPSWAWPSLRIAHDGLPGMFDGLRDMGNDGDRRTEGKLWDKEKGVNQWASWAADECTAAWVMADADRTDVDYRQENGNLWWTFRPFQFMGTDMQVSLDYGGLAVVHQEQFHILQVVHLVQPPPAEGPDPQPLPRTRHSYW, encoded by the coding sequence ATGGCCCCGGGAACTCCGTCGGGGCCACGACGGCAGGACCGGGACGGGCGCCCGCCCCGGCGCGCACTGATCGTCCCCTGGGCCCTCGCGCTCGCCGGCGTCCTCGCCTCGCTGTGGCACGGCGGGCGGCCGTCGTTCTGGTTCGACGAGCTCGCCACCGCCTCCGCCATCGACCGCACGCCGGGCGAGCTGTGGCACCTACTGACGAACATCGACGCGGTGCACGGCCTCTACTACTGGGGCGTGCGCACGTTCTCCCTGGTCTTCGGCCTCGACGAGACCGCCCTGCGCGCGTTCTCCGCGCTCGGCGTGGGCGCGGCGACGGCCGCCTGCTACGTCCTGGCCCGCCGGCTCGGTGGCGATGCCTTCGCACTGGTGGCCGGCGTGATCGCCCTGGTCCTGCCGCGGATCACGTGGACGGGCGTGGAGGCCCGCTCCTACTCCTGGGTGATCGCCTCCGCCGCGCTGGTCCTGATCGCGGCGCACCGGGCGGCATCGTCGACCGGGACGGCCGGCGCCCGGCGGGCCTGGCTCGCCTACGTGGCGGCGCTGGCGCTCGCGACCGTGCTCTTCCTCTACTCCGCGACCCTCGTGCTCGCGGTGGTGGCCGTCCTCGCGTCGAATCCGCGGACCCGCACCCGCGCGGTCCTGCGGCCCGCCCTCGCGGCGTCCGTCGCGGCGTTCGCGCTCGCGAGCCCGGTCGCGATCCTCGCGGCGACCCAGCGCGGCCAGGTCTCCTGGCTGCGCTGGCCCGGATGGCGGATCTTCCAGAACGTGCTGGTCGATCAGTGGTTCGACCACTCGGTCGCGTTCGCCGTGGCGGCCTGGCTCGTGATCGCCGTCGCCGCGCTGTTGTGGTGGCGGCGCGGCGTCCCGTCGGACCTGCTGCTCGCGCTGCGCTGCGGCCTGGCCGGCGCCCTGGTGCCGCTCGCGGCGATCCTGCTGGTCTCGCCGGTCGTGCCGTCGTACGTGGGGCGGTACGTGAGTTTCACGGTGCCGGGGGTGGTGCTCGTGCTGGCCGTCGCGGTCACGACGGTGGCACGCGCCCTGCCGCGGCCGCGGGTCGCCGGGGGTGCGGTGCTGGTGCTCCTGACCGTGGCCGCGATCCCCGGCTACCTGTGGCAGCACAGCCCGCTGTCCAAGCCCGGCGGCAGCGATTTCAGCTACGCGGCGCGCTACATCCGCGACCACGCCCGCCCCGGGGACTGCGTCTTCTTCCAGGTGCAGCCGAGTTGGGCGTGGCCGTCGCTGCGGATCGCCCACGACGGTCTGCCCGGCATGTTCGACGGCCTGCGGGACATGGGCAACGACGGTGACCGTCGCACCGAGGGCAAGCTGTGGGACAAGGAGAAGGGCGTCAACCAGTGGGCCTCCTGGGCGGCCGACGAGTGCACCGCGGCCTGGGTGATGGCCGATGCCGACCGCACCGACGTGGACTACCGGCAGGAGAACGGCAACCTCTGGTGGACGTTCCGCCCGTTCCAGTTCATGGGCACCGACATGCAGGTCTCGCTCGATTACGGCGGGCTCGCGGTGGTGCACCAGGAGCAGTTCCACATCCTCCAGGTGGTGCACCTGGTGCAGCCGCCGCCCGCCGAGGGGCCCGATCCGCAGCCGCTGCCGCGGACCCGGCACAGCTACTGGTGA
- the doeB2 gene encoding N(2)-acetyl-L-2,4-diaminobutanoate deacetylase DoeB2 has product MNDSWVENVARATELRRELHRRPELAWAEHTTAAAVRAELDAIGLAWRACADTGTVVRLAPQAPGRHVALRADLDGMPIHEATGLPYASTIEGVMHACGHDGHTAALLAAARWLHAHESALPGPVTLLFQPAEEGGHGARGMIADGALDGVDVVFGWHNWPGLPLGRALCPDGPVMSANGTFEVELVGRGGHASQPEATRDPVLAAAAVVVALQQVVARRTSPAQAAVVAVTSLHAASAATVTPDTASLAGSVRAADDEARTRIFRLIDEIARATATAHGVRAEVETTVRYGATVNHPGPATELRERLTTVLGAGWPEPAAATPVLASEDFSYYLQRIPGAFTLLGSGTTAPLHSAEYDFDDALLDPAARLLVGLAGAPEPP; this is encoded by the coding sequence GTGAACGATTCTTGGGTCGAGAACGTAGCCCGGGCAACCGAACTCCGACGTGAACTCCATCGCCGCCCCGAACTCGCCTGGGCGGAGCACACCACCGCCGCGGCCGTGCGCGCCGAACTCGATGCGATCGGCCTCGCGTGGCGGGCCTGTGCGGACACGGGCACCGTCGTCCGCCTCGCTCCGCAGGCGCCGGGCCGGCACGTCGCGCTGCGCGCCGACCTCGACGGCATGCCGATCCACGAGGCCACGGGCCTGCCGTACGCCTCCACGATCGAGGGCGTCATGCACGCCTGCGGGCACGACGGCCACACGGCCGCCCTGCTCGCCGCGGCCCGCTGGTTGCACGCGCACGAGAGCGCCCTCCCCGGGCCGGTGACCCTGCTCTTCCAGCCCGCCGAGGAGGGTGGGCACGGTGCGCGCGGGATGATCGCCGACGGTGCGCTGGACGGCGTCGACGTCGTCTTCGGCTGGCACAACTGGCCCGGGCTCCCGCTCGGCAGGGCCCTGTGCCCCGACGGTCCCGTGATGTCGGCGAACGGGACCTTCGAGGTCGAGCTGGTCGGCCGCGGCGGGCACGCGTCGCAGCCCGAGGCCACCCGCGACCCCGTCCTGGCCGCCGCGGCCGTGGTGGTCGCGCTGCAGCAGGTCGTCGCGCGCCGGACCTCGCCCGCCCAGGCCGCGGTCGTCGCCGTGACCTCCCTGCACGCCGCGAGTGCCGCCACCGTCACCCCCGACACCGCCTCCCTGGCCGGGAGCGTGCGTGCCGCCGACGACGAGGCCCGTACGCGGATCTTCCGCCTGATCGACGAGATCGCCCGGGCCACCGCCACCGCGCACGGGGTCCGCGCCGAGGTGGAGACGACGGTGCGCTACGGCGCCACCGTCAACCATCCGGGCCCGGCGACCGAGCTGCGCGAGCGACTCACGACGGTGCTCGGCGCAGGCTGGCCCGAGCCCGCCGCCGCGACCCCCGTCCTCGCCTCGGAGGACTTCAGCTACTACCTGCAACGGATCCCGGGAGCCTTCACGCTCCTCGGCTCCGGGACCACGGCGCCGCTGCACAGCGCCGAATACGACTTCGACGATGCCCTGCTCGACCCCGCCGCACGCCTGCTGGTGGGTCTCGCGGGGGCGCCGGAGCCGCCCTGA